A single window of Doryrhamphus excisus isolate RoL2022-K1 chromosome 5, RoL_Dexc_1.0, whole genome shotgun sequence DNA harbors:
- the LOC131129409 gene encoding uncharacterized protein LOC131129409, with protein sequence MLEENVTKRFGLVLMITTQMVISGWGQVEVKGVVSRNVTLRFVLNDSVTTKSHFAVYTTGSQKMAECFPRKGCFPGKPGFDLYVGNFSVLCRITNVTQGHAGIYWVTLFTERGRTRRSPSVHLVVREEDGHDTNSHKQENSTTTKSVLQERPGPFLGPIIAVIVVSLVVLLAATLACFLWHRIQARDRSAEGNSQPSPQVPPAVPETTFVYSVLDFPMRQATPDKDEPKRTNYCSIRYHLNQINSYKPVTPETCDISEKQIWVK encoded by the exons ATGCTGGAGGAGAATGTCACCAAACGTTTCGGGTTAGTTTTGATGATAACTACACAAATGGTTAtcagtg gTTGGGGCCAAGTAGAGGTCAAAGGGGTCGTGAGTCGTAACGTCACCCTTCGGTTCGTATTAAACGACAGCGTCACCACAAAGAGCCATTTTGCTGTTTACACAACGGGATCCCAAAAGATGGCCGAGTGCTTTCCGAGGAAAGGTTGCTTCCCGGGAAAACCTGGTTTTGACCTTTATGTTGGGAATTTTTCTGTACTTTGCCGAATTACAAATGTCACACAAGGTCACGCTGGGATATACTGGGTCACGCTGTTCACGGAAAGAGGCCGGACCAGACGGAGTCCTTCAGTGCACCTGGTAGTTCGGGAGGAAGACGGCCATGACACCA ATTCTCATAAACAGGAAAACAGCACAACAACCAAATCCGTACTTCAAGAAAGACCTGGTCCCTTTTTGGGTCCAATCATTGCTGTCATTGTGGTTTCACTCGTCGTCTTGTTGGCGGCAACACTCGCCTGCTTCTTGTGGCATCGCATCCAAGCAAGAG ATCGTAGTGCAGAAGGAAACTCCCAACCCTCGCCACAG GTGCCCCCTGCCGTGCCAGAGACCACCTTTGTGTACAGCGTCCTGGACTTCCCCATGAGGCAGGCAACACCTGACAAGGACGAGCCAAAGCGTACAAACTACTGTAGCATTCGCTATCACCTCAACCAAATAAA